Below is a genomic region from Rosa chinensis cultivar Old Blush chromosome 5, RchiOBHm-V2, whole genome shotgun sequence.
tagaggggcaataaaggtctattgccccccaatcgAACTTTCGGTCACCGGAATATGAACTAAtcttcttaaaattagacaaatgaaactttgatcaaagaaaaaaaaacgaggagattacatcaattcaaaacgtctattgccccctaataaacgtCTATTACTCCTCAATAGACCTTTATTCCCTCCACCACATAAAACTTTTTGCTTCCATAATTTATCAAGTACCAATAGTAACATATTACCAAGTGTAAGGATGATGATCTAGTTAatacttcaaattttttttttttggatgcgTACTTCCAAAAATATTTGCAGACCATCAACAATTGTATTATTAAAACCTTGAAGACATTGTAAATGAAACCATATCAAGAATTTGGTCGATCTGAAAGTAAAGGACACATTTGATCGTATGTTCGTCGTTTAAccgacatatatatatatatatatatatatatatatatttctttatcTGAGTACCAAACGAAAATGGAGCTTGATAGTTAATAGTTGTTTCATAAACGATTTACATGCTGATAAGTATTCAAGGATTAATTAATAGAACTGCTTGATCGCCTTGTCTGTGCATTATAAATCATTTTGACCTAGTTTAATGGATTGTATGAACCATCatcaaagagaacaagaaaacgTATGGGTCCGACGGCAAAGTAATCGTCTTACAGTATTTTATATAAAACCAGTATTGGTGCAATTTACGTGTGAATAGTACCAGTTTTATTATTTAACTAGTTCCACTAACCTCCAGGTTGCTCGATCTCTATCAAATTAAGTTATTGCACATTCTGAGTCACGAGATTATGATTATCTAGTTCCAGAATTTCATGAGACTCGCTCGAGGCTCGACGACTATATATTTGGTGTCAATTACACGTCATTTTAACTTTTTCTAATTGTTTTCTTTCGATCGCGTACTTCGTGTAGTTTGATTAATAGAAATGGCTCCTCGTATAAATAGTTTCTACATGCATTTCAAGTCTTCTGAAGTTGTCACTGTCGTCTGTGAGGAGATCCTACTGAACCGGCCGGCTGGCGGCTGCGGTACgattaaatttcttttttatatttctccttgttaatttattttattttgtgtacAAAGAAATTTAGGGACGAaggaagagatgcaaatggaGAAGCATTTTCCAGAGAAGGCCAAGAGAGAAGATCGACTAGGGTTTGGGGGAAGGATGCAAAACTTCAGAACTCATAAGTAGTTAGGGTTTCACCCTCACGTGGGGCCCAGTAGTTATCTTTTCTCTTAAATTGGAGACATTTTCTCATATGGAGAATAGTAATGTAATTCTAATACTGAAGAATAAATTTATCACATTTTCCTTCGTCTGATTTTGACCAGACCTTTCGTTGGAATCCCATCAGAGACAAGCTCAGAAAGAAAAATAGCTTACGGATTTTTTCAAGGATAGTGGCAAAGGGACTGAGGGAGTGAAAATGACAGGGAAAAGTTGTGCCATGGCAAAGGACTTTGTAGGCGGAATAGGTGTCAATAAGGTCTTGGTATTTGAGGGTGTGGTATTCGCGATTACAGAGACATTTTGAAGTTTCTAACTTTACGGTACTATAAATAGAGATAAACTAACAATACCATTAAAATTAGAGTAAAATGATCAGATTTTTCAATTATACAAGGATATATCTCGTAATAACTCATTGATTACTTGGCCGATTATTACTTAAACAAGAACAAAATTGAAGACGTGTACCTCAACAGTGACTTTTCTTTTTTGCGTTACAATATAGACAAATCCATGAGTTGTCGTTGGGATGAAAATGACCTAAAAAACCAAACTTGTATTTAGTATATAGATGAGGTTTAGTATTTTAAAACCTGCACTCTataataatctccctaaaaagtaatatatatatacacacacacacacctcaCTGCATTACAAAAGAGATTCAGTGTCCGAGCTGTCCACCCTATCAACCAGGACGGGGGAGACTGCCGCCAGGTAGATCCATCGTCCAACCAAAACAGGCCGGGGGCACCTTGTAATAACCCCACAATGCAAAGGGCAGTTTTTCCCGTAGTTCAGATAAATCCAGATCTCACGTTATAAAAGCCACACCTCTCctaacaaacccagaaaattaaGTCACGTACAAAGTCCACTCCCCCAAACCCATCATCTTGTGGTTTTCTGGCTGAAGCCAAAAACCTTGAACCATCAAATGAGGGAAGAGCGGGAGCCTAATTAAGCTCGATTCCTGGAGGCCCGCTTTTTCAACGCCGTCCCGTTCTCAGAATCCCAGGTCCAAAATCCATCGCAGTTACGTGACTTCCTGCGCACGTAACTGCCGGTCGTACGTACATGAGCATGAAGTTCTTCTTGATTTCATGTTGCGGAGTCACGTTGACCGCTCGAGCGACGCGACCCAGTTCTTCTCCTTCTATGTCGCCTTCCGCGCCAGGAAAGAAGATATCTCCCTCGCGCGGAAGAGTGTCGTCTTCGTCTCCCGCACGCGGAAACGCGCGCAGGAAAGTGTCGTCTTCATCCCCCTCGCGCGGAGGGATGTCGTCTACATCTCCCCAGCGGCGGGGGCCAGCAGGGCGAGGATTTTCAAATCAGCGCGTTGTTGCTGTTAGACAGACGAGGTCGGAACTTGGGTTGGCACCGACAGCACAGCGGCTGCCGCGGCGGAAGAGCGGGAGGCCGGTAGGGTCGGCGGCTTCGGCCTTGCCTTATGCCGAGTGGACGCCGTCGCTGTGCACGATCGCCGAGGACAACGTCGTTGTCGTGAGGAGATCCGTTGGGGATCGGACGCCCAGCATTGAGCGAGCGGTTAACGGAAAGAGTGGTAGAGAAATGTCGCGAGTTCAAAGCCGCAGCCACACCGATGATTACGGGTaagtaaataaatagaaaaacgAACTGTAAAaccttccatttttttttttcttcttgaatttgGATTTTGTTGGCATTTTTGTTTATTATCTAGTCGTGAAAATGATTGGTCAAAACTTTATTTGCAGGCGAGCTTCAGTCACAGTTATTCCGGCGTTTACTCCGACACCGTTCTTGTTTTGAAGGGTATGGACTTTTTGGCTATTTTTTCAATCGTTCAATTATGGTGCGAGGGATAGGAATTTACTTGTATTTGACATTCAGTGATATTGGTGCTCTAAATCGGGTTCGGGTCGAAACTGTGAATACGAAGGAAGGAAGGAAGTTAGGGAAATAAGAAAGTTTCTTATACCTGCTTGCtccaaaaaaaaggaaaaaaaaaataaacaaagaaatgtAAAGCCTCTTGTACCCTTACTCGAATAGTgctatttaatatatatattaaactaTCATTTAGTGTTCCTTTTTCTGTCTTTTATTGTTAAAGCTTAGGatattagaagaaaaatcatTACGGTTTGTAGTTTCTCTTATATAATTTATCTTCGCCGTCGTTAGAAGGGTTTTACCGGCCCTATGTGGGTCCGAAGTGAGCCGAATTCCTCGATCGACAGCCTTGTCCGTGTCGGGGAGTTTTCGGTGGCTGTTTTCGGGGTGAAGAAGGGGGGAAATTTCGGTGTCTGTTGGGCGTTGGTCTGTTCATCGCTGGCCTAGTCTTGGCTGGCAATTTGCATTTCCCTAGATTCCTATGTTGAGGCTGAGGCTTGGAGTCTTCTTTGGGCCTACCCTAATTTCAACAGTTCACTACTTTCATGAACAACCTTCACCTCATTTTGACATTATCAGTTGCTAAGTATTATAGTTCTTGTTTGCAACTTgtgtatataaatttttttgatACAGGGTTGGCTATTAAATTGGCTATGAAAGGatatttcttttattctttttttttttttgaatagaaaataTCCATTAATCAATAAAGTTTATACGGGAGGGATATAAACCTAAACCCCAAGAAACCGCGGTTACAGAGACCATCAGGCCAaatggcccaaactctaactaTCAAACGCCCATTTCCAAGGCTACTTTGAGCATTTGAACCCAAAAATTTCAGTAAAACCATATAATCAACCGCAAAGAAGGCAGCGTCCTCTTGTTAATGGTATTTTGGTACATCGATATCATTTATTTTAGGAAATCTCACGACGACATCGAAACCGATCTTGTTTGTTCATAGTGGCACAGGATCAATGAAATGTGAAGCAACACATTCTTTCATAACTTTTCCAACACGGGTGTAGCCGTCTTCTCCTTTGTAAAGCAGATCAGCTACTTTTGTTAAGTTCAGAACACGCAAAAGCACAGGCATTGGAACAGCAGTTGGCCTTAGAAACTCTTCGTTTATATCCTTCCAGTAATCCACAACCTGCTTGTTAAACACCCCAATCACCTCTTCCTCTGAGACTCCATGTTGTTTCATGTAGCAATCAATACTCGAAGCAACATGCCCTCGTTCTTTCTCAAACTATGAATAAAGAGCTCCAAATTAGTATTTGTAATATAACATTTAACTTTACATATTAAAGGGCCAGTTGTGTTACCTTGGTGGTGACAACGTCATCCATGAGTCGAAAAAGTGTTGTGGAAGCTATGACAATTTTAGGATCATTGAACAGCCATTGAAATGTCTCCTCTGTTACAATATCTCCCATGCCGACCAAGGATACAGTTGCCAGCATAGGGTAACCGGTTGAAAATATTGCATAACGTAAATACTCCTCCACGGTTGGGATTCGCTCGTCTTTGAACCATTTGGCCTCTTCAAAGTAAGCTCGAGCGACACCTTTCAACTGGAAGGAAGATAATAAGTAACAAAATAATGTTTTCAATATGCAGTACGTGATCATGTTGAAAATCAAatgatttgatttattttggatttatgTAATACGTACAGATTCCTTTACATAATAAACTCGGTATGATCTTCCTTCCTTTGCCATCTCTTCCTCAATTTCACTGACCACATTCAAAAGTGCACTATAAAATATTCGCATATAGTCTGGGAGGTCATCCATGCATTTGACATCCCACCTGAAAATTGCATAACCAACCAGCTATAGTTAATTGAAAGGCATATATATCAAACATAAGAGTTTCGGATCGTAACAAATTAACCTCTCCATAGCTGCAGTAAATATCTCCAATTCTTCAAAGGTAGCGAATGCATCGTAGATATCATCCATTACTGATACCAGCGCAATCACTTTTGTTAGAATTTTTTGTGCAGAAGAGTAGTGgggttcaaagtaaactcccaCTATCCAAAAGTACAACTCCACCATCCTATCTCTTGCAAATGACAGCTTCCTGGCGAAGTCTAGCTCCTTCCACCACCTAAGCAAGGATTAATATTGTTAATTAGCTCGTACGTAACTCCACTAATTGCTACTTAGTTCTTCGCATAATTAAAAATTGACTTACTTAGTAATCTCACTGAGCTCCTCTTTGTGCAAAGATTGAACGAGATTGAAATCCAACTTGGCAAGTTTCAGCAAAGCTTCATTGTGTGAGGCTTCGTCTTGGTATATTGACATGTAACGCCTAGCACAAACCCTCTCTAGATCTTTCCGGAGAGGTCTGTGTAAGGCCTGACTTACTTGTGCTGCTAGTGGGTACCTTACACCAATTGTTTCCGACTCAAGGTTAGTGGTGGTGAAAACAACAGCCTCGTCTAGTATCTCTTCTCCCCGCACCCTAAGATGTGCTGCTTCGTAAAAGCTTAGCATACCCGACACATCATCAATCAAACATTCCTTGAAGCTAC
It encodes:
- the LOC112167095 gene encoding uncharacterized protein LOC112167095 is translated as MSMKFFLISCCGVTLTARATRPSSSPSMSPSAPGKKISPSRGRVSSSSPARGNARRKVSSSSPSRGGMSSTSPQRRGPAGRGFSNQRVVAVRQTRSELGLAPTAQRLPRRKSGRPVGSAASALPYAEWTPSLCTIAEDNVVVVRRSVGDRTPSIERAVNGKSGREMSRVQSRSHTDDYGRASVTVIPAFTPTPFLF
- the LOC112167094 gene encoding (-)-alpha-pinene synthase; translated protein: MSMSLQAAVLSSNAKPEIIRRTANYHPSIWGDRFINCDSKDNISHARRQQQVEELKAIVKREVFKNLATDFSHQLKLIDAIQCLGVAYHFETEIEEALEHMHAKYHDYDGDLYNVALGFRLLRQQGYSVSCDIFNKFKDENGSFKECLIDDVSGMLSFYEAAHLRVRGEEILDEAVVFTTTNLESETIGVRYPLAAQVSQALHRPLRKDLERVCARRYMSIYQDEASHNEALLKLAKLDFNLVQSLHKEELSEITKWWKELDFARKLSFARDRMVELYFWIVGVYFEPHYSSAQKILTKVIALVSVMDDIYDAFATFEELEIFTAAMERWDVKCMDDLPDYMRIFYSALLNVVSEIEEEMAKEGRSYRVYYVKESLKGVARAYFEEAKWFKDERIPTVEEYLRYAIFSTGYPMLATVSLVGMGDIVTEETFQWLFNDPKIVIASTTLFRLMDDVVTTKFEKERGHVASSIDCYMKQHGVSEEEVIGVFNKQVVDYWKDINEEFLRPTAVPMPVLLRVLNLTKVADLLYKGEDGYTRVGKVMKECVASHFIDPVPL